The genomic segment CTGCCCGCCGCATAAATGCCCTGGCGTGAAGCCCATCAAAGCCCACCCACGAATACACCCAAGGGTCAGCCTCATTCGCTGTATAATGGACAATCGCGCCCGGCGTTATGAGAAAGCCCTGACCTTGTGACAGCTGGTACGTCTCTCCTCCGGTACTAAATTCACCCGAGCCGCTGATCACATAATGGATAATATACAAGTCGCGCAGGCCCGGGCCCCAGCTATGTCCATGCTCACATTCTTCCTTGCCGAAAAAACGCAAAAACAGCTCCATCTGCCGCTGCGGCGTCTCCCGATTATGTCTGACTTCGGTCAGAGGCATTCGACATCCCCCCTCATTATGACAGGTAATAGTATAATATGATGAATAAAATCATGCAATGTAAAGGCATTATGACAGGTTTAACAGGAATTACTCCATGTTCCTGCTTCCGCTTCAAGGCTATAGTTAAGGAGTCAAAGCTATTCATAAACGGAGGCGAATTCATTGGCGAAAATAACGTTCCTTGGTGCGGGCAGCACTGTTTTTGTGAAAAATGTGTTAGGCGATGTCATGCTTACAGAAGCACTGCAAGGCTTCGAGCTAGCTTTGTTTGATATTGATGGCGGCCGGCTGCGTGAATCCGAGCAGCTGTTGCAGAATATGAAGGAGTCGCTCGGAAGCAGCTGCGTCATTAAAGCGTATACCGACCGCAAGGAGGCGCTTCGCGGCGCTAAATATGTCGTCAATGCGATTCAGGTCGGCGGTTACGATCCTTGCACGATAACCGATTTCGAAATTCCGAAAAAATACGGCTTGCGCCAGACGATTGCCGATACGCTTGGCATCGGCGGCATTTTCCGCAATCTGCGGACGATTCCGGTTGTACTTGATTTTGCAGCAGATATTCAGGAGGTTTGTCCAGACGCCCTGTTCCTCAACTACACCAATCCAATGGCTGTATTGACGAATGTGCTCATTTCACAAGGCGGCTTGCAGGCTGTAGGACTGTGCCACAGCGTACAAGTATGTGTACCGCACCTATTCGAGCATCTGGGTATCGATACGGCAGGTGTCAAAACGAAGATCGCCGGCATTAACCATATGGCATGGCTGCTTGAAGCAACGAAGGACGGCGTCGATTTGTACCCGGAAATTAAACGTCGCGCAGCGGAAAAGCAAGCGGAGAAGCACCACGATATGGTGCGCTACGAGCTCATGCTGAAATTCGGCTACTATGTTACGGAATCTTCCGAGCATAATGCTGAATACCACCCGTATTTTATTAAACGGAATTATCCGGAGCTGATTGAACGCTTCAATATTCCGCTCGATGAGTACCCGCGCCGCTGTATTGAGCAAATCAAGGGCTGGGAAGAAAGACGGGATTCAATGCTTGGCAACAAGAAGATTGAGCATACGCGCAGCCGCGAATATGCTTCACATATTATGGAAGCCATCGAAACGAATAATCCTTATAAAATCGGCGGCAATGTTATGAACACTGGCCTCATTACGAACCTTCCGAAGGAAGCCTGCGTCGAGGTGCCTTGCTTAGTTGACCGTTCCGGCGTGACGCCAACCTACGTTGGCGATCTTCCACCGCAGCTGGCCGCGTTAAACCGCACGAATATTAATACACAGCTGC from the Paenibacillus sp. BIHB 4019 genome contains:
- a CDS encoding alpha-glucosidase/alpha-galactosidase gives rise to the protein MAKITFLGAGSTVFVKNVLGDVMLTEALQGFELALFDIDGGRLRESEQLLQNMKESLGSSCVIKAYTDRKEALRGAKYVVNAIQVGGYDPCTITDFEIPKKYGLRQTIADTLGIGGIFRNLRTIPVVLDFAADIQEVCPDALFLNYTNPMAVLTNVLISQGGLQAVGLCHSVQVCVPHLFEHLGIDTAGVKTKIAGINHMAWLLEATKDGVDLYPEIKRRAAEKQAEKHHDMVRYELMLKFGYYVTESSEHNAEYHPYFIKRNYPELIERFNIPLDEYPRRCIEQIKGWEERRDSMLGNKKIEHTRSREYASHIMEAIETNNPYKIGGNVMNTGLITNLPKEACVEVPCLVDRSGVTPTYVGDLPPQLAALNRTNINTQLLTIEAAKTLKREHIYHAALLDPHTSAELSMDDIVSLCDELIEAHGSWLPAYR